TTTTTCAGAGCAATTCTAATAACACTTCCGAGCATTATGACGATAATAATTTCACAGAAATAGAGATCTGAGAGATTCTGTGAACGAAAATGGATACGTGATtgactgacatttcgaattgAGCTTGTAGCTATCTAATAATTTTATGAcacttttcatgatttttgctACACTTGACCAATTGTCGATGATAACATTAAcaacagaaaaagaaaattcaaaaataagaGTTTCAAAATCTCCACAATTGAtacgaaatataaaatatagaCGAtagtaatatattttttttcagtgattCTTATATGATTGTATGTTCTCCAGATTCTTATAATCTGCCTGACAAGTGGAACCCTCTTGCTGGGAGGGTTAGCACAATTTTTAAAGCGCAAACGACGTCCTCCGTATCCTTCGGTGCGAAGGCAATTGCGAGATACAAGACAGAGACTGCTGAATGCCAAATCTTCAAATTTTGGTAAATTCTCAGCATtatgttattttttcaaactctaaattttcacaacaattttcatcatgaaGACATTCGTTGCAGACAATGTTTCTCAAGTTTCATGGGCAAGGCGAAGCGAAGCGAGCACTCGAAGTCACATGAGTGACAGAGCTTCTCTCATTTCCTCCGTGCCCGGAGGTCCGGACGGAGATATCAGATTGACTCCTCAGCAGTATGGTGTGCTCGGTAAgtgaaataattcattttttactttcttttttccctttttgcaTGCTCCCCAGGTATTCTATGAGGTTATTGATTTTGAATCTAGAATCTAAATTGAATCTGTGAAATGTACTGAAATGTCAAATAATTTAAAAGAATTCTAAATTTCCTATAAAAGTATTGAATCAAGAATGTACAGGATTTTaaagaaaccaaaaaaatgtttgtagaTAGTTTGAATTCCTTTAGTAAATACTGTGAGAAACATGAAAAACTGCTTTTTATTCAGCATTCGCTGCTAAAATTGTTTTGTCGCAAAGCAAACATGCCATCCGAGCGCTGTCGCTGCTTTTGTCATTGgcgtaaaaatttttttttctttcgttgttGGATTATCATGTTGGGAACGTCAAACATGTCAATTTATTCAGTCAGCTTTACTCAGCTGAATTCAACGAAGCATGTTAAAATTTCCATGCACTCGAGCATCTAACGGCCTgcaatatttttcctctttctcaaGAGGAATAAGCCGCCTGAGGGCTCAAATAGGGAGACATATGGAAAGACATATTACAACTTAATTTCAATCTCTTCttttatgaatcaaaaaataGACAGTAGGAATTGTGGAGGAATCAACAACAATCGCATGTCAAATAATTGTATTTACATGATAATGTACAATCAAGCGGATCGctcatatattttcatacgaGTATTTTTGGGACAAAATGTTAATCTCATGGAATTTGTGAACGCTCAAAAACCATTTGAATGTTTATTTTCACTTTGTTTTAATGAACTACAGCATCAGAGAAGCGCAGGGTACAGATTTTACTCACCAAttacaacatttttcaaatattttcttttccccTGTCATGAATGGAGAATTCGGGgattcattaactttttcatactgttttttcttgtttttttttacgaggaAGCAGGTAGGCGTAgtttgataaatttattattatcattatcatcatcgtcatcattattattgttattattattatgattattactattattatgtCTCATCTCTGTGTCACCCAgtaaacattttcatttctaggtatttttttctctctttctctcttatcattcaatttaatattgCCCGATTCGACTGTCACCCTACATTATTGCTACACGTTAATCCGATGCAACATAATTCGTACGACCGACTCAAAATCAGAAgcgaaataggcaaaaaacttgaaaatcttaaaaaaaaaattaaaaaaaaaaaaccaggaGAACGAATTTACTGACTGCTCGTACATTGTAATTTACATTTACGACGGTATTAGTAAATGTCTTTTTGATATGGAAACGAAAGCGTATTTAAATCTTGGGTTTCTCAAACAAATTTATCCTAAATCTACTTCCTAATATCataaaataagaataataataataataataataataatactaacataaaaattgtactgCGATGAATAACGTcgtagaaaagaaaagaattaaataagtataatattgaataatattaataataacataacaaTTAAATATCTATCACGATTCGTAAACTGCGTCGTATATGTACATATCAATCAACTCGGAACAAAAACATTTCTGCTTTTACATATTTTCCCTCCCTGCAGTCTCTTTTCTTGCAAACATTGAtgtgcaaaatattttttactcgCTCACAATGTAAATCCTAgaacttcattttttccctcttttctctccctctcggtGTCGCAATCGACTCTCTATCGAAGTACTCTCTTACACACTATTCTTACAAACCTTATCAaacgtttaaaaattataCCGCATTCTCAAAAATATTGGCCGCAAAGCAGCTTCAGTTCGCATAACTACAGCTCTCTCCCTCCAATATTAATtcgtctcttttcctttcccgTTGTCTAAAGTGATATCCATGTTTTTTCGCCTACATGGGAATTTAGACGTTTTTTGGTGATGAGTCTTGTGTAGAGAAACGCGTTGGAAATTCCTATAATTTGAAAGCTTGGgaagaaaaacacacaggGGTCGGGAACTTGTACAGTTTGTGGCAACAGACGATCGAGGATGAGTCGATTCAACGATGAAGCTATCAACAGACGGAATATTATATTCGTATCCACGTTTTTTAAACGTCGAGCTATTTTCTTCCCCCGCCCCCGCCCccttttcgaattgttctttAGACACTTATATCCTTCGGCTCTTGCTTGTACTTGACGTTGAATAAGACTAGCTCGTAATTTATAGATTCCCTCTTACAGTATCTAAATATAATGtgtcatatacatatatacgtatatattcacacttatataaatatatttatatacatgttCATATTGTTCATACGTATACATGTATACTGgtttatatacgtgtatatatgtTAATATATTAAATATCAAGGTTGTTTTCTGAAAGGCAAGCATGTCTCCAGGACGAGGACCGAAATTTAATGGCGAATAATCGTGAACGGAGCTCCGCGCAAGTGCCGAAAAAAAGAGATTTCAAATTCTTGTTATtactatatataaatataggcTCTGCGCGTGTCCACAACGACCTTGAAtggttttccaatttttttctgttttttcttcctctcttttcttttcgtttgcatctgtttttttttttttttttctttttcttcacgtAATAATAACTCGTTCAACGGGAATATTCTACATATATTTTCTCTGCggctgttttcttttttttttgttctgtcGTGGCATCATTACTATTGCAGTTTAGAGAATAATCTAGGCGacgaaaagggaaaaataccCGAAAACGTCGTGGAGATTCACGTGATTCGGTGAAAGGCAATAATCGTTAATGTTATTAACGCCAAAGCCGATGTACTCGAACTGAGAGACGTCGAGGAGGACTGCGACCCCTCGACTTTGTTCTTCAACGACAATGGGCCACCGTCGTCATTCTGCATGTTGGACGTGTCCGTTTTTCGCGGTGGTACTATAAGGTTCTCATCTACTTCCGGTGTCTGCTCGTTCGGCCCGTATGTTTCTTCTTGGACGCTCGTATATTCCGGCTCTTTCGTTGTTTTCTTCATCGTCGTCGTTGGCAACATCGCCTCGGTACTCGGCGGTGGCAGCGTCGTCGGTACTATACTCATGTTactcaaataataaatcggCCCAAATTCGTACTTCAAATCCATCATTGTTTCCTCCCGACACATTCCTCCTATCATTCTTGACCTTCTCTCACCGTCCTCGTACACCGATACCAATTCACCCGTGTACGGCACTTCCATGTCCGTATAATTCGCTCGGAGCGTCACGTTCACCGCTGTTCCTGGCTCGAGCCGAATTTTCACTCTgttgcaaaaaagaaaaaaaaagaaatcaatttTACACATTTTCTCTGTTCATatcgaacgtttttttattttttttatttttttttactttattgAGAGAGAGGGGACTATGACTGATTCCTGCTGGGACCTTCGAGAGCTTAGATTTTCCATCTTGCGTGTGAGAGCACGCCAAACCTGTAGTCGCGCGgtgctcttttttttcctcgtttactTGGGATTTGAACTTTTGCCTGGCATAGCGCTTGAGCTACGCGACGGTGAAGTTACATTTCTTCACACTTCCGAAAGTTTACTCTCAAATATATTTGAGAATCTACAAAATTACCGTTCTTCGattatcgaacgaaaaaaccgATAAACAATGTAACCCATATGGACAACATAACGacgagaataataaataatcgtcATTTGAAATGACCTTAATCACTGGAATGTggagaataattgaaatattcatttgaaacgttgattgtggataaatatgaagaaactCTATGGGGAATTTTCATGACTAGATTCGAAATgcttcgttataaatttattgtttattgtttttaacaTGCGCTCAACACTTTGAGATGTCTCAAGATAATTGTAATAGGGTAttgcacctttttttgaaaactgttttaaaaaaataatcctgATATCGTAATAAACcaatagaatttttatttcaattttataagaccgaaaactgtcttgaaaactattttttatttgtgattttcaattttcgcgcaGAAACGCTAGCCCCCAGgttgtttcggtttgtgacgtcactccgttagtaaaacaatacaattgcgaaagaccaagtaacaagatttgtgaaaataatgagttataatGGTATGTCATTGGTGTCTCGTGTCTGAATGCAATAATgcaagtgtaaaaatgccacaaaaattgtggattcatcgccaccgTCAACATATATTTGTCATTGGTAGATTTAtactttctgctttcacaaaaccgttttccataatgcgattttaatcaaatgaatgataaaagtccacaagCGTGCATAATAGCTTGTAAAATATCAAGACAACACAGAGCGCACAATAAGAATCTAaattgtttactatcggagtgacgtcacgttggaatccaatatatggcggatggcgttttagacatttgaaaaacagatggaaaaagacgatttttaaaattgaattataaaatgtacatcgcatttttatgaataaataatatttacgtttctcgtttactttttacgaaatctatcataatcatccatttttatatattttttttacatggtgtAAAATAATAGAGTTATTGTGTACATCGATGTTCATGGGTTATTTTGTTGACCGATTTTTTGTTGATGCTCATTTCACCAGTTTATTTTGAGCAAGATTATTTAATATGGGAAGCAATATTCTTCAAAGAAAATCACGATCTACGATTTAAAACACTCGACTCCTATTATAGGTTCTTGAGCTTGATAAGATTGAGAAAAAGAActtacgtcgttgcgttggACCGTACGGACTTGTCCTCGATTCCCCATGATATATAGCCGACCCTCGGCCCTTTGGCCAGTGTTATCGAGGTGTTTAGGGCTTTGATCGTAGCGTGACCCTGTCCCCAGTATATCGAGTGATTGAATGTATAACCAAGGGCCTCCGCAAGTACAGCAGACTCGGAGTCAGCGTTCGATATCGTTGTTTCGCGCAACACTCGTGTAACGCGCTTCAGTATGCGTTTTCTGTtgtaattcaatttaacagCGTTCAGCTCGTAAAATATTGGCTCCGTTTCGACAAGCACTTCACCCGATTCCGCAGTGCCTTCCACGCCGTCCTGTAGCGGGaataaaaaacgcattttttccGATCGTAAACCCAATTCTTTCGGATTCAATTACAACTTgataaactataaaattttgaaattttgaaatattgaaagttCCATTCGTCACACGGACGCGGAATGTTccgtcaaattttttccattaaaaaacgtgccaaAGCATTGGCTGAAAAGAACTCACGTCCTTGACATAGTTGATTCGGCCGAATCCTTCGGAAGTGTCGTATGTACCGATGTAGTGTGTGTAGCCGAGGTTTTTGTTGGTGCGTTCGTTCTCAGTCTCGCTGACAACGTGCCTGGCAACGTACATGGATTCGGTAGCCACAGCGCCTACCGGAGTTTGATGCAATTTGTCCCAAGCGACCCAGCTCAAACGCGCCGCGTTGTCAACATTTTCGAGAAGATCGTAACGCTCATAAGAGACTACGTTCCCGAGATACGTAacggtacattttttttcaccctcgaTCTGTTTGCCAGCGACCCAAACACCGCTGTGGAACGCACGACACACGTAGAGCGAGCGTTCTTTCACTACGGGAGACTCGGCTTGATTGCctgcaagaaaaaaacatcaggATTCGCTCACCAAGCGTTggggaaataaaataaaataaagcataaaggaaaagaaaaaatgggtattagaaaaatttaaataaatcaacGAACCGTCCAATTCGCGTTGAATCTCAAATCCACCGATGACGATCTCCTTGGAAGAAGCTTCGTAGTGAGCAATGGCCAGCCAGTTGAGAG
The window above is part of the Venturia canescens isolate UGA chromosome 5, ASM1945775v1, whole genome shotgun sequence genome. Proteins encoded here:
- the uzip gene encoding protein unzipped → MARMAKILRSLSLIGVLVALEISSIHADNSVYILSKYRQRVTSSTLNWLAIAHYEASSKEIVIGGFEIQRELDGNQAESPVVKERSLYVCRAFHSGVWVAGKQIEGEKKCTVTYLGNVVSYERYDLLENVDNAARLSWVAWDKLHQTPVGAVATESMYVARHVVSETENERTNKNLGYTHYIGTYDTSEGFGRINYVKDDGVEGTAESGEVLVETEPIFYELNAVKLNYNRKRILKRVTRVLRETTISNADSESAVLAEALGYTFNHSIYWGQGHATIKALNTSITLAKGPRVGYISWGIEDKSVRSNATTVKIRLEPGTAVNVTLRANYTDMEVPYTGELVSVYEDGERRSRMIGGMCREETMMDLKYEFGPIYYLSNMSIVPTTLPPPSTEAMLPTTTMKKTTKEPEYTSVQEETYGPNEQTPEVDENLIVPPRKTDTSNMQNDDGGPLSLKNKVEGSQSSSTSLSSSTSALALITLTIIAFHRIT